In the Bacteroidota bacterium genome, one interval contains:
- the rdgB gene encoding RdgB/HAM1 family non-canonical purine NTP pyrophosphatase, with protein sequence MSRHTIILATHNKHKRDELAAMLGDGGEFDVQVLPDNFPDIEETGTTLEENAIIKAEAVFARLKLPTIADDTGLVVEALDGAPGVYTARYAGEHATYADNCRKLLDELEGATDRVATFKTVLCYIDAAGNRHLVEGRVDGVISNTERGSNGFGYDPVFEPEEGGGKTFAELTSEEKNRISHRARAVLAFSEWMRNRMKS encoded by the coding sequence ATGAGTAGGCATACGATCATACTGGCAACTCACAACAAACACAAACGCGACGAGCTTGCGGCGATGCTCGGTGATGGCGGAGAGTTTGACGTGCAGGTGCTGCCCGATAATTTCCCCGATATCGAAGAGACAGGCACGACGCTTGAAGAGAATGCCATCATCAAGGCAGAGGCCGTCTTCGCGAGACTAAAGCTGCCAACGATTGCCGATGATACCGGTCTCGTGGTCGAAGCGCTCGACGGCGCACCCGGAGTGTACACCGCGCGGTATGCCGGCGAACATGCGACGTATGCCGATAATTGTCGCAAATTGCTCGATGAGCTTGAAGGCGCGACCGACCGTGTCGCAACGTTCAAAACAGTGCTCTGCTATATTGATGCCGCAGGCAATCGGCACCTCGTTGAAGGGCGTGTAGACGGAGTGATCAGCAACACCGAGCGCGGTTCAAACGGCTTCGGCTACGACCCCGTCTTCGAGCCCGAAGAGGGGGGGGGTAAGACTTTTGCCGAACTCACTTCTGAGGAAAAAAACCGGATCAGTCACCGTGCACGGGCTGTTTTGGCATTCTCTGAGTGGATGCGGAACCGAATGAAATCCTAA
- a CDS encoding RNA polymerase sigma factor yields MQNSPDIFWQLIEDYRPALWRYAYGLTRSRDDANDLVSDTVVAAFQSFPNQRDLGGFKKTLYTIARRLHTRKLWRRRLFMGNDGIEHIPAEEQRESTHDLELLLTALDRLPLKMREALLLFEISGFSLEEIRQLQGGTLSGVKSRLKRGREALRDMIVDRPVESTVDEYNDQLVPFVFEMQRL; encoded by the coding sequence ATGCAGAATTCCCCTGACATATTTTGGCAACTCATCGAGGACTACCGCCCTGCATTGTGGCGATATGCTTACGGATTGACGCGCTCACGTGACGATGCGAATGACTTGGTCAGCGACACCGTCGTAGCCGCATTCCAGAGCTTTCCGAACCAGCGCGATCTCGGGGGCTTTAAGAAAACACTCTACACGATTGCACGGCGTCTGCATACGCGCAAACTGTGGCGCCGACGCCTCTTCATGGGCAATGACGGGATAGAGCACATCCCAGCAGAGGAACAGCGCGAATCTACGCACGACCTTGAGTTATTGCTTACTGCCTTGGACCGTCTGCCGCTGAAGATGCGCGAGGCGCTCCTGCTCTTTGAGATATCGGGCTTTTCGCTCGAAGAGATCCGCCAATTACAGGGCGGGACTCTGTCAGGCGTGAAGTCGCGCCTGAAACGCGGACGCGAAGCACTACGCGATATGATTGTCGATCGTCCTGTAGAATCGACAGTCGATGAATATAACGATCAGCTTGTCCCATTCGTATTTGAAATGCAACGGTTATGA
- a CDS encoding OmpA family protein: MTFHHNTLVRAVRGILVSFVLTALACTAVYSQPLSDSERAVLPIYGGMLGAGFAKHVSSFPSLPGIPNCCWEFRGGSGLGLNIGGFYVLPLTQFMSVDIKLRYDNFSATDNEDAQIPVNLDLGNGHTTQGSLATVRNTLVSHLASINLEPSLMFRITPKINFGVGVFGGPLIQKSFDQHEDLIDPSSATFNDSGNHTRQRNVVGGKIPSAASFIFGAQALLRYRLPLDSSGSLNAYPEASFALRFTPLVQGYNWNATSYRLGVGVGYTPIPVRVIPPPPPPPPPPPPPPPPPPEDKKPKIAANLQVFGVDKDGNEIPLKFTIEEFISTQLRPLLNYVFFAENSSDMRPEYTTLTPEETNNFFVDKLFNYETLQLYYQIMNIVGRRMLEHPKAKLTLIGCNQDMRDEKGNTGLSKRRAETVRDYFLNVWKLDPSRVAIEYRNLPEKASGETTEDGIAENRRVEITSNDWEVLAPVLTVDTLRVPRPPIVRFKPLVQAQAGVASWKVTAGDQIHELKKYDGTNTVPDHIDWKMEKEKQRTLANLRAFKYGMTATDQVGQTVTTPTDSVPVYQLTLAKKREQHIADTVFSTYNLILFDFGKSALSGANQRIADFVKSRIQPTDLITIKGYADRIGTMEYNRNLAGSRAKATSAAIGTPNATIQGIGSSELLYDNDVPEGRFYCRTVTIFVASPQIQ, encoded by the coding sequence GTGACGTTTCATCATAATACTCTCGTTCGTGCGGTGAGGGGCATTCTTGTGTCGTTCGTGTTGACGGCACTTGCATGCACAGCCGTCTATTCGCAGCCGCTTTCCGATAGCGAGCGCGCGGTGCTTCCGATCTACGGCGGTATGCTCGGCGCGGGATTTGCGAAGCATGTTTCGTCTTTCCCATCCCTTCCAGGCATCCCAAATTGCTGTTGGGAATTCCGCGGAGGCAGCGGTCTTGGACTGAACATCGGCGGGTTCTATGTGTTGCCCCTGACGCAGTTCATGTCAGTCGACATCAAACTCCGCTACGACAACTTCAGCGCGACCGATAACGAAGACGCACAGATACCGGTGAATCTCGATCTCGGCAACGGACACACCACCCAAGGTTCACTCGCGACGGTACGTAATACGCTCGTCTCGCATCTCGCATCGATCAATCTGGAGCCGTCATTGATGTTTCGAATCACACCAAAGATCAACTTCGGTGTTGGGGTGTTCGGTGGTCCATTAATTCAAAAAAGCTTTGACCAGCACGAGGATTTAATCGATCCTTCGAGTGCGACATTCAATGATTCGGGAAATCATACGCGTCAACGGAATGTCGTTGGTGGGAAAATACCCTCTGCGGCATCGTTCATTTTCGGTGCTCAAGCGTTGTTGCGCTACCGGCTTCCACTCGATTCATCTGGGTCGCTCAATGCATATCCCGAAGCATCATTTGCTCTGCGCTTTACGCCTCTTGTGCAAGGGTATAATTGGAATGCGACATCGTATCGCTTAGGTGTCGGCGTAGGATATACGCCGATCCCTGTACGTGTGATTCCGCCTCCTCCTCCGCCTCCTCCTCCGCCACCGCCACCCCCACCGCCGCCGCCGGAGGACAAGAAGCCGAAGATTGCAGCAAATTTGCAGGTCTTTGGCGTGGATAAAGATGGCAATGAAATCCCGTTGAAGTTTACGATCGAGGAGTTCATTTCGACACAGCTTCGTCCGCTATTGAACTATGTATTCTTTGCGGAGAATAGTAGCGACATGCGTCCGGAGTATACTACGCTGACACCCGAAGAAACGAATAACTTCTTCGTGGATAAGCTCTTTAACTATGAGACGCTGCAGCTCTACTACCAGATCATGAACATCGTCGGTAGGCGTATGCTCGAGCATCCGAAGGCAAAGCTCACGCTCATTGGCTGTAATCAGGATATGCGTGACGAGAAGGGGAATACCGGCTTGTCGAAGCGTCGTGCAGAAACGGTTCGCGATTACTTCCTCAATGTCTGGAAGCTCGATCCATCTCGTGTTGCAATCGAATATCGCAATCTGCCCGAGAAAGCATCAGGCGAAACGACAGAGGATGGTATTGCAGAAAATCGTCGTGTGGAGATCACCAGTAACGATTGGGAAGTGCTCGCGCCGGTGTTGACCGTGGACACCTTGCGTGTACCTCGTCCGCCGATTGTTCGCTTCAAGCCGCTCGTACAGGCGCAAGCGGGTGTTGCAAGTTGGAAGGTGACGGCTGGTGATCAAATCCATGAACTAAAGAAGTACGATGGCACGAATACGGTGCCCGATCACATTGACTGGAAGATGGAGAAGGAAAAGCAGCGCACGCTTGCAAACCTCCGTGCCTTTAAGTACGGAATGACCGCCACCGATCAGGTCGGTCAGACGGTGACAACCCCAACCGATTCCGTGCCGGTGTATCAGCTTACGCTCGCGAAGAAACGTGAGCAGCATATTGCCGACACGGTGTTTTCGACGTACAACTTGATCCTGTTCGATTTCGGCAAGTCTGCGCTCAGCGGCGCAAACCAGCGTATTGCAGATTTCGTGAAGTCGCGAATCCAGCCCACCGATCTAATTACGATCAAAGGATACGCCGACCGTATCGGCACGATGGAGTATAACCGTAACCTCGCTGGATCACGCGCGAAAGCGACTTCTGCTGCGATCGGCACGCCGAATGCGACGATCCAAGGGATTGGCAGTTCAGAACTTTTATACGATAACGATGTTCCAGAGGGGCGTTTTTACTGTCGAACGGTGACAATCTTTGTCGCAAGTCCCCAGATACAATAG
- the radA gene encoding DNA repair protein RadA gives MAKSKTQFVCSSCGYVSPRWIGKCPECSAWNTFEEEVTSTASTDSAKAKGARASGTATRPLRLSEISTETEDRLQTGIAELDRVLGGGIMRGSLVLIGGDPGIGKSTLLLQMSRAFMTAKTLYVSGEESPRQLRSRAERLGMKNEEVYFLAETNIEQVIEHAQQMQPDVLIVDSIQTTYRPILDSAPGSVAQIRECAALLLQFAKSSNTPVFIVGHVTKEGSIAGPKVLEHIVDAVLQFEGERTHAYRILRAAKNRYGSTNEIGVFAMASEGLVEVPNPSEVFLSERQYGTSGSCVSAVLEGSRPVLLEVQALVSATHYNTPQRTTTGYDYRRVAMLLAVLEKRIGARLRENDVFINIAGGLTIEEPAIDLAIALAVLSSLRDVPIDSTSCLIGEIGLGGEVRAVPQPEQRVQEALRLGFERVIVPRPNLKSLGDFKKQVIGVDKVQQAIEQIL, from the coding sequence ATGGCCAAATCCAAAACTCAATTCGTCTGCTCCAGTTGCGGCTATGTATCTCCGCGTTGGATCGGGAAGTGTCCCGAATGTTCGGCGTGGAATACATTTGAGGAAGAAGTTACTTCTACAGCATCGACAGATTCTGCAAAAGCAAAAGGTGCACGCGCTTCCGGTACCGCGACGCGACCGCTTCGGCTTTCTGAGATCAGTACCGAGACCGAGGACCGTCTGCAAACCGGTATCGCCGAGCTCGACCGCGTTCTCGGCGGCGGCATCATGCGAGGCTCGCTCGTACTGATCGGGGGCGATCCGGGGATCGGGAAATCCACGTTGCTGCTGCAAATGTCGCGAGCATTTATGACGGCCAAGACACTCTATGTCAGCGGAGAAGAATCGCCGCGCCAACTCCGTTCTCGAGCAGAGCGGCTCGGGATGAAAAACGAGGAAGTGTATTTCCTTGCCGAGACCAATATCGAGCAGGTCATCGAGCATGCACAACAGATGCAGCCCGATGTACTCATTGTCGATTCGATCCAGACTACGTATCGTCCTATACTCGACTCGGCACCGGGAAGTGTGGCACAGATTCGTGAATGCGCAGCGCTGCTACTGCAGTTCGCAAAGTCATCGAACACGCCGGTGTTTATCGTCGGGCACGTCACGAAAGAAGGCTCGATCGCAGGTCCGAAAGTTCTCGAGCATATTGTCGATGCAGTGTTGCAGTTCGAAGGCGAACGTACGCATGCATACCGCATCCTTCGTGCAGCGAAGAACCGCTACGGTTCGACCAACGAGATCGGCGTTTTCGCAATGGCAAGCGAGGGCCTTGTCGAAGTTCCGAACCCAAGCGAAGTGTTCTTGAGCGAGCGTCAATATGGCACGAGCGGTTCGTGCGTGAGCGCAGTATTGGAAGGCTCACGTCCGGTGTTGCTTGAAGTGCAGGCCCTCGTATCTGCGACGCATTACAATACCCCGCAACGAACCACGACGGGCTATGATTACCGACGTGTTGCAATGCTTTTAGCAGTGCTTGAAAAACGGATCGGCGCTCGGTTGCGTGAAAACGATGTGTTTATCAATATTGCAGGCGGACTGACAATCGAAGAGCCGGCCATCGATCTGGCAATCGCGCTGGCGGTGCTTTCAAGTCTGCGGGATGTGCCGATCGACTCAACATCCTGTCTCATTGGCGAGATTGGTCTCGGCGGGGAAGTGCGTGCCGTGCCGCAACCTGAGCAGCGCGTGCAGGAGGCATTGCGCCTTGGCTTCGAGCGAGTAATCGTCCCGAGGCCAAACCTTAAGTCGCTCGGCGATTTCAAGAAACAGGTCATCGGCGTTGACAAAGTACAGCAAGCCATCGAACAGATACTATGA
- a CDS encoding FAD-dependent monooxygenase: protein MRIEIIGGGPAGLYFAILTKQRFPDWSIRVSERNGRNDTFGWGVVFSDRTLEHFREHDPISYATLADAIITWEDVDVVHQGVHTRIHGNKFSGISRLKMLNILSDRAKSLGIDVEFNSDIKELGERRSADLVVIADGVNSIFRKQFADFFQPSISVRPNKYIWYGTHHLFDALTLTFHKNEHGIFASHSYKFDDTTSTFVVECDPDSWKAAGLDTMTEEACRTYLEGVFADDLQGARLLSNRSQWINFQLITNQHWVHENMVIVGDVAHTAHFSIGSGTKLAMESSIALYHAFEQTQNVSEALTLFERTRKPIVEEYQQYAYDSLVLFENLHDVIDLSPLEMAYRMMTRSKRLDHERLRKRDPQFIAAVEQLRKEER, encoded by the coding sequence ATTCGGTTGGGGCGTTGTGTTTAGCGATCGAACATTAGAACATTTTCGCGAACACGATCCCATTTCCTATGCTACCCTTGCAGACGCGATAATTACATGGGAAGACGTCGATGTGGTCCATCAAGGAGTCCATACCCGTATTCATGGCAACAAGTTTTCCGGTATCTCGCGACTAAAGATGCTCAACATCCTCAGTGACCGGGCCAAGTCACTTGGGATCGATGTCGAATTTAATAGTGATATTAAAGAACTCGGTGAACGCCGTTCTGCCGATCTTGTCGTGATCGCGGATGGCGTCAATAGCATTTTCCGAAAGCAATTCGCCGATTTCTTTCAACCATCCATTAGCGTCAGGCCAAATAAATACATCTGGTATGGCACACATCATTTGTTCGATGCACTCACACTTACATTTCATAAGAACGAGCACGGGATTTTTGCCTCCCATTCCTACAAGTTCGACGATACGACGAGCACATTCGTCGTTGAATGCGATCCTGATTCGTGGAAGGCGGCCGGACTCGATACGATGACTGAGGAAGCATGCAGAACCTATCTCGAAGGTGTATTTGCGGATGATCTGCAAGGCGCCCGGTTACTTTCTAATCGTTCGCAGTGGATCAATTTCCAACTGATCACGAATCAGCACTGGGTACACGAGAATATGGTAATCGTCGGTGACGTTGCGCACACAGCACACTTCTCTATCGGGAGCGGGACTAAGTTAGCCATGGAAAGCTCCATTGCTCTGTACCATGCGTTTGAGCAGACTCAGAATGTGTCGGAAGCATTAACGCTGTTCGAGCGAACACGTAAACCGATTGTTGAAGAATACCAACAATATGCATACGATAGCCTGGTTCTCTTTGAAAATCTACACGATGTGATAGACCTATCCCCTCTTGAAATGGCATATCGGATGATGACACGAAGCAAGCGCCTGGACCACGAGAGGCTTCGCAAGCGAGATCCACAATTTATTGCAGCAGTTGAGCAACTACGTAAAGAGGAGCGCTAA